CCCGGCGTTTTATGTGCGTTCGGTGATGGGCGGCCGGCCGGGCGGGCTGGCCCTGTTCGCGCCGCGGGCCCTGGCCGAATACGAACGCTGCGCCGGCCTGCCCGGCTGGCCCACCGGCATCTGCGAAGACTACCGGGCTTCGGCCACCATCGACCTGGAGCATGACCGCGCCGGCCGGCTGGGCGGCGAGCGGCTGCGCCAGCCGCTGCGGGTGTTTTGGGGCGAGCGCGGCGCCGTGGGGCGCAATTTCGACGTGCTGGGCCTGTGGCGCGCGGTGGCCGACGACGTGGCGGGCCGGGCCTTGCCGGGCGCGCACTACTTGGCTGAAGAGGTGCCCGAACTGGTGCTGCAAGAGGCGACCAAACTGTTTGGCTGACGGCGGCCCGCGCTATCCGTTCTGCCAGCAGGGCCATCTAAAAAGGGACGCACTAGCGGTGGTAAGCTGCGCCGCATGAGCAGCAACACCCAAGCAAAGGGCGGCAGCATGCCCGATTCGATTTGCGCCGACGCGGCGCAGCAAGCCTTCACCGCCACCGATTCGCCCTGCGTGGCGGTCTGCTCGACCTTGTTCGACGAAATCTGCCGCGGCTGCGGCCGCACCGCAATGGAAGTGTCCAACTGGGTGTTCATGACCGACGAAGAAAAACAGGTCGTCTGGCAGCGCATCCGGGCCCAGGGGTATCCGCGGCGCAAGGGGTGAGGCGGGCGTTTTCATCCCGCACCACTCTGGCGCGGATGCCGTGGCCTGATCAGAATAATCGTTGATTTGAGGCTCTGGCCGCGAGGTTCGTGCCAGAAGGGGCACGGTTTTTTCTATACCACTAAGTGGTATAATTCATCTACCATCATCCTTCACAATGCGCATCGGCCTGCCAGGGCGAGGGAAACGGGGGTGGTGCGCGCACACTGGTGGCATACCGTCTGAATGACCGAGCGGTTTTTGTGTACGGATTTGCCAAAAGCGAGCGTGCGAGCATTAGCAACAGAGAACTCAAGGCGTTGAAGCAATTAGTTCAGGTGCAATTGAGATTGACCCCGGCACAATTGCAGCTTGCGTTGCAGCAGGGAGTCTTGATCGAGGTATGACGTGGCCAGCCGGTTATTGAAGACGCTACATGAGACGGCCCAGGATTTCGCCGACATCGGTTTGATCGATGCGCAGACCATGCGGGAGTTCGACGCCACCTGCCTACCGCCCATCAAAGAGTACACGGCCGCTGATATCAAGCAGTTGCGGTTGCGCTGCCACGCCAGCCAGGCCGTTTTCGCCGCTTATCTGAATACCAGTCCGTCGACCATACAAAAATGGGAGCGGGGCGACAAACACCCCAATGGGCCTTCGCTGAAGCTGCTGAATCTGGTGGAACGCAAGGGCCTGGCGGTACTGGCCTGATATCTCCAGGCCAGGCGCGGCCTTGTCCCGCTCCTGTCACATTTCTGTCTTGGTC
This genomic window from Bordetella petrii contains:
- a CDS encoding DUF1289 domain-containing protein; translation: MPDSICADAAQQAFTATDSPCVAVCSTLFDEICRGCGRTAMEVSNWVFMTDEEKQVVWQRIRAQGYPRRKG
- a CDS encoding type II toxin-antitoxin system RelE/ParE family toxin; this encodes MYHHPSQCASACQGEGNGGGARTLVAYRLNDRAVFVYGFAKSERASISNRELKALKQLVQVQLRLTPAQLQLALQQGVLIEV
- a CDS encoding helix-turn-helix domain-containing protein — its product is MASRLLKTLHETAQDFADIGLIDAQTMREFDATCLPPIKEYTAADIKQLRLRCHASQAVFAAYLNTSPSTIQKWERGDKHPNGPSLKLLNLVERKGLAVLA